The Metabacillus sediminilitoris genome window below encodes:
- a CDS encoding twin-arginine translocase subunit TatC yields the protein MVSSSFLYVKNIFDWINQDFPIKLAVLGPSDKLWVYLMLSSVVALTGTMPIAAYQLWLYVRPALHENER from the coding sequence TTGGTTTCTTCATCGTTTCTTTATGTTAAAAATATCTTTGATTGGATCAATCAAGACTTCCCAATTAAGTTAGCTGTTTTAGGTCCTAGTGATAAATTATGGGTATATTTAATGTTGTCTAGTGTTGTTGCACTTACTGGAACGATGCCAATCGCAGCTTATCAATTATGGCTATATGTCCGGCCAGCTTTACATGAAAACGAGAGGTAA